In Tenrec ecaudatus isolate mTenEca1 chromosome 4, mTenEca1.hap1, whole genome shotgun sequence, a single window of DNA contains:
- the NDUFS8 gene encoding NADH dehydrogenase [ubiquinone] iron-sulfur protein 8, mitochondrial — translation MRCLATPTLLRALAQAQASRTGCFSGRSLHGSSVSATYKYVNMQEPQMDMRSVTDRAAQTLLWTELVRGLGMTFSYLFREPATINYPFEKGPLSPRFRGEHALRRYPSGEERCIACKLCEAICPAQAITIEAEPRADGSRRTTRYDIDMTKCIYCGFCQEACPVDAIVEGPNFEFSTETHEELLYNKEKLLNNGDKWEAEIAANIQADYLYR, via the exons ATGCGCTGCTTGGCCACGCCGACGCTGCTGCGGGCCCTGGCACAGGCCCAGGCCTCGCGCACAG GATGTTTTAGTGGCCGGAGCCTCCATGGCAGCTCAGTGTCAGCCACCTACA AATATGTGAACATGCAGGAGCCTCAGATGGACATGAGGTCAGTGACGGACCGTGCAGCCCAGACCCTGCTGTGGACAGAGCTGGTTCGAG gcctgggcatgacCTTCAGCTACCTGTTCCGGGAGCCAGCCACCATTAACTATCCCTTTGAGAAGGGACCACTCAGCCCACGCTTCCGCGGTGAGCATGCCCTGCGACGCTACCCGTCCGGGGAGGAGCGCTGCATTGCCTGCAAGCTCTGTGAGGCCATCTGCCCCGCCCAG GCCATCACCATCGAGGCAGAGCCGAGAGCAGATGGCAGCCGGCGCACCACGCGCTATGATATCGACATGACCAAGTGCATCTACTGCGGCTTCTGTCAGGAGGCCTGCCCGGTGGACGCCATCGTGgag GGCCCCAACTTCGAGTTCTCCACGGAGACGCACGAGGAGCTGCTGTACAACAAGGAGAAGTTGCTCAACAACGGGGACAAGTGGGAGGCCGAGATCGCCGCCAACATCCAGGCCGACTACCTGTACCGGTGA
- the TCIRG1 gene encoding V-type proton ATPase 116 kDa subunit a 3, which yields MGAMFRGEEVVLTQLFLPTAAAYTCVSQLGELGLVEFRDLNASVSAFQRRFVVDVRRCEELEKTFTFLQEEVRRASLVLPVPEGRLPAPPPRDLLQIQEETERLGQELRDVRGNQQALRAQLHQLQLHAAVLSQGHGPPAEASQPEGLSERVPLLHSSGGPHQNLRVNFVAGAVEPHKAAALERLLWRACRGFLIASFLEVEQPLEDPVTGEPATWMTFLISYWGEQIGQKIRKITDCFHCHVFPFEEQEAARRGVLQQLHQQSEELREVLGETERFLSQVLDRVQRLLPPWQVQIRKMKAVYLVLNQCSVSATHKCLIAEAWCPTRDLPTLQRALQESSNEVGVSAVAHSIPCRDMPPTLIRTNRFTASFQGIVDAYGVSSYREVNPAPYTIITFPFLFAVMFGDVGHGLLMFLFALAMVLAEDRPAVKAAQNEIWQTFFGGRYLLLLMGLFSVYTGFVYNECFSRATTIFPSGWSVASMVNQSGWSDAYLAQHPLLTLDPNVTGVFRGPYPFGIDPIWSLADNHLSFLNSFKMKMSVVLGVIHMTFGVVLGVFNHVHFGQYHRLLLEFLPQLIFLLGLFGYLVFMVTYKWLCITVAKAASAPSILIHFINMFLFSQSPTNQQLYHGQEAVQSTLVVLALVMVPILLLGTPLYLRWQHLRRHRRHPPRQPSGTQQDEDKAGLLESDGPMSVNGWGSDEEKAGSSGAEEHNEFIFSEVFMHQAIHTIEFCLGCISNTASYLRLWALSLAHAQLSEVLWAMVMRVGLREGRELGVAALVLVPVFAAFAVLTVAILLVMEGLSAFLHALRLHWVEFQNKFYLGTGYRLNPFTFAREEE from the exons ATGGGTGCCATGTTCCGGGgcgaggaggtggtgctgactcaGCTCTTTCTGCCCACTGCTGCGGCCTACACCTGCGTGAGCCAGCTTGGTGAGCTGGGCCTCGTGGAGTTCCGAGAT CTCAATGCATCCGTGAGTGCCTTCCAGCGACGGTTCGTGGTGGACGTCCGGCGCTGCGAGGAGCTGGAGAAGACGTTCA CATTCCTACAGGAGGAGGTGCGGCGAGCCAGCCTGGTGCTGCCTGTGCCCGAGGGGAGACTGCCAGCGCCCCCGCCCCGAGACCTGCTCCAAATCCAAGAGGAGACCGAGCGGCTGGGGCAGGAGCTGCGGGATGTGCGGGGCAACCAGCAGGCCTTGCGGGCCCAGCTGCATCAGCTGCAGCTCCACGCTGCCGTGCTGAGCCAGGGCCACGGCCCCCCG GCCGAGGCCTCCCAGCCTGAGGGACTCTCGGAGAGGGTCCCACTGCTTCACTCCTCCGGGGGGCCACACCAGAACCTGAGGGTCAA CTTTGTGGCGGGAGCGGTGGAGCCGCACAAGGCTGCTGCCCTGGAGCGCCTGCTGTGGAGGGCCTGCCGCGGCTTCCTCATCGCTAGCTTCTTGGAGGTGGAGCAGCCGCTGGAGGACCCGGTGACG GGGGAGCCGGCCACCTGGATGACCTTCCTCATCTCCTACTGGGGTGAGCAGATCGGGCAGAAGATCCGCAAGATCACCGATTG CTTCCACTGCCACGTCTTCCCGTTTGAGGAGCAGGAGGCAGCCCGCCGTGGGGTCCTGCAGCAACTGCACCAGCAGAGTGAGGAGTTGCGGGAG GTCCTGGGCGAGACCGAGCGGTTCCTGAGCCAGGTGCTGGACCGCGTGCAGCGGCTGCTGCCGCCCTGGCAGGTGCAAATCCGCAAGATGAAGGCCGTGTACCTGGTTCTGAACCAGTGCAGCGTGAGCGCCACCCACAAGTGCCTCATCGCCGAGGCCTGGTGCCCGACGCGCGACCTGCCCACCCTGCAGCGAGCCCTGCAGGAAAGCTCG AACGAAGTGGGTGTGAGTGCCGTGGCGCACAGCATCCCCTGCCGCGACATGCCCCCGACGCTCATCCGCACCAACCGCTTCACCGCCAGCTTCCAGGGCATCGTGGATGCCTACGGCGTGAGCAGCTACCGGGAGGTCAACCCTG CGCcctacaccatcatcaccttccccttcctcttcgcTGTGATGTTCGGCGACGTGGGCCACGGGCTGCTCATGTTCCTCTTTGCGCTAGCCATGGTGCTGGCCGAGGACCGGCCTGCGGTCAAGGCTGCGCAGAACGAG ATCTGGCAGACCTTCTTCGGGGGTCGCTACCTGCTCCTGCTCATGGGCCTGTTCTCCGTCTACACCGGCTTCGTCTACAACGAGTGCTTCAGCCGCGCCACCACCATCTTCCCCTCCGGCTGGAGTGTGGCCTCCATGGTCAACCAATCGGGTTGGAG TGATGCCTACCTGGCCCAGCACCCACTGCTCACACTGGACCCAAACGTCACCGGCGTTTTCCGTGGACCCTACCCCTTTGGCATCGACCCC ATCTGGAGCCTGGCCGACAACCACCTGAGCTTCCTCAACTCCTTCAAGATGAAGATGTCCGTGGTGCTCGGTGTCATCCACATGACCTTCGGGGTGGTCCTGGGAGTCTTCAACCACGT GCACTTTGGCCAGTACCACCGGCTGCTGCTGGAATTCCTGCCCCAGCTGATCTTCCTGCTCGGGCTCTTTGGCTACCTCGTCTTCATGGTCACCTACAAGTGGCTGTGTATCACCGTCGCCAAAGCCGCCTCAGCCCCCAGCATCCTCATCCACTTCATCAACATGTTCCTCTTCTCCCAAAGTCCTACCAACCAGCAGCTGTACCATGGGCAG GAGGCCGTCCAGTCCACGCTGGTAGTCCTGGCCTTGGTCATGGTGCCTATCCTGCTGCTGGGAACACCTTTGTACCTGCGCTGGCAGCACCTCCGCCGCCACCGTCGCCACCCACCCAGGCAGCCATCTGGCACCCAACAG GACGAGGACAAGGCTGGGCTCCTGGAATCCGATGGCCCCATGTCCGTGAACGGCTGGGGCTCCGATGAGGAGAAGGCAGGGTCCTCTGGGGCCGAGGAGCACAATGAG TTCATCTTCTCCGAAGTCTTCATGCACCAGGCCATCCACACCATCGAGTTCTGCCTGGGCTGCATCTCCAACACGGCCTCCTACCTGCGCCTGTGGGCCCTCAGCCTGGCGCATGCCC AGCTGTCCGAAGTGCTGTGGGCCATGGTGATGCGCGTGGGCCTGCGTGAGGGGCGGGAGCTGGGCGTGGCGGCGCTCGTGCTGGTGCCCGTGTTCGCCGCCTTCGCAGTGCTGACCGTGGCCATCCTGCTGGTTATGGAGGGGCTCTCGGCCTTCCTGCACGCGCTGCGGCTGCATTG GGTGGAGTTCCAGAACAAGTTCTACTTGGGCACTGGCTACAGGCTGAACCCTTTCACCTTCGCCCGCGAAGAGGAGTAG
- the ALDH3B1 gene encoding aldehyde dehydrogenase family 3 member B1 translates to MDPFADTLGRLRETFRSGRTRTVEFRVSQLEALGRFLRENKTLLQEALARDLHKSAFESEVSEISISEVEIKRALRNLRAWMKDEKVPRNLATQLDSAFIRKEPFGLVLIIAPWNYPINLTLVPLVGALAAGNCVVLKPSEISKSVEKVLAEELPRYLDQNCFAVVLGGPEETGQLLENKFDYIFFTGSPRVGKVVMAAAAKHLTPLTLELGGKNPCYVDNDCDPQTVANRVVFFRYFNAGQTCVAPDYVLCSRETQERLLPAMQSAITQFYGEDPKASPDLGRIVGEKQFRRLQGLLRCGRVAIGGQSDETERYIAPTVLVDVQETEPVMQEEIFGPILPLVTVRGLDEAVDFITRREKPLALYAFSNNSQVVKRVMAATSSGGFCSNDGFMHMTLETLPFGGVGASGMGSYHGKFSFDTFSHHRACLLRGPGLEKIYAIRYPPYTPSKLRLLLLAMRTRCCSCTLL, encoded by the exons GCTGGAGGCTCTGGGCCGCTTCCTTCGTGAGAACAAGACGCTGCTGCAGGAGGCCCTGGCCCGCGACTTGCACAag TCGGCTTTTGAGTCCGAGGTGTCGGAGATCAGCATCAGCGAGGTGGAGATAAAGCGAGCTCTCAGGAACCTGCGGGCCTGGATGAAGGACGAAAAAGTGCCCAGAAACCTG GCCACCCAGCTGGACTCGGCCTTCATCCGGAAGGAGCCCTTCGGCCTCGTCCTCATCATCGCCCCCTGGAACTACCCCATCAACCTGACGCTGGTGCCCCTGGTGGGCGCCCTGGCCGCAG GGAACTGCGTGGTGCTCAAGCCCTCTGAGATAAGCAAGAGTGTGGAGAAGGTCCTGGCTGAGGAGCTGCCCCGCTACCTGGACCAG AATTGCTTCGCAGTGGTGCTGGGCGGGCCTGAGGAGACTGGGCAGCTCCTGGAGAACAAGTTTGACTACATCTTCTTCACAG GGAGTCCCCGCGTGGGCAAGGTGGTCATGGCCGCTGCGGCCAAGCACCTGACCCCCTTGACCCTGGAGCTGGGGGGCAAGAACCCCTGCTACGTGGACAATGACTGCGACCCGCAGACCGTGGCCAACCGCGTGGTCTTCTTCCGCTACTTCAACGCCGGCCAGACCTGCGTGGCGCCGGACTACGTCCTGTGCAGCCGCGAGACGCAGGAGCGCCTGCTGCCGGCCATGCAGAGCGCCATCACCCAGTTCTATGGCGAGGACCCCAAGGCCTCCCCGGACCTGGGCCGCATCGTGGGAGAGAAGCAATTCCGGCGGCTGCAGGGCCTGCTGCGCTGTGGGCGCGTGGCCATCGGGGGTCAGAGCGATGAGACCGAGCGCTACATCG CCCCCACGGTGCTGGTGGACGTGCAGGAGACCGAGCCCGTGATGCAGGAGGAGATCTTCGGACCCATCCTGCCCCTGGTGACCGTGCGGGGCCTGGACGAGGCCGTGGACTTCATCACCCGTCGAGAGAAGCCGCTGGCGCTGTACGCCTTCTCCAACAACAGTCAG GTGGTTAAGCGGGTGATGGCGGCGACGAGCAGCGGGGGCTTCTGCTCCAACGATGGCTTCATGCACATGACGCTCGAGACCCTGCCCTTCGGAGGCGTGG GTGCCAGTGGGATGGGCAGTTACCACGGCAAGTTCTCCTTCGACACCTTCTCCCACCACCGCGCCTGTCTGCTGCGAGGCCCCGGGCTGGAGAAGATCTATGCCATCCGCTACCCCCCCTACACCCCGAGCAAACTGAGGTTGCTGCTGTTGGCCATGCGGACCCGCTGCTGCAGCTGCACGCTGCTCTGA